In one window of Pseudomonas putida DNA:
- the holA gene encoding DNA polymerase III subunit delta yields the protein MKLSPAQLNKHLQGTLAPVYVVSGDDPLLCQEAADAIRAAARQQGFDERQVFSADANFDWGSLLLAGASLSLFAQRRLLELRLPSGKPGDKGAAALMEYCANPAEDTLLLISLPKLDGSAQKTKWGKAIIEGEHCQFIQIWPVDAQQLPQWINQRLSQAGLSAQRDAVDLIAARVEGNLLAAAQEIEKLKLLAEGNQITVETVQAAVADSARFDVFGLVDAILNGEAGHALRMLEGLRGEGVEPPVILWALARELRLLAGLAQQFSQGVPLDKAFSQARPPVWDKRRPLVSKALQRLSAQRWAQLLQDAQRIDAQIKGQAEGSPWTGLSRLSLLMAGQRLALPSE from the coding sequence ATGAAGCTTTCTCCCGCCCAACTCAACAAGCACCTGCAAGGCACACTGGCCCCGGTCTATGTGGTCAGTGGCGACGATCCGCTGCTGTGTCAGGAAGCCGCCGACGCCATTCGCGCCGCCGCGCGCCAGCAGGGCTTCGATGAACGCCAGGTGTTCAGCGCCGATGCCAATTTCGACTGGGGCAGCCTGCTGCTGGCCGGTGCCAGCCTGTCCTTGTTCGCCCAACGTCGTCTGCTGGAGTTGCGCCTGCCGTCGGGCAAACCCGGCGACAAGGGCGCTGCCGCGCTCATGGAGTATTGCGCCAACCCTGCCGAAGACACGCTGCTGCTGATCAGCCTGCCCAAGCTCGACGGCAGCGCGCAGAAGACCAAGTGGGGCAAGGCCATCATCGAAGGCGAACACTGCCAGTTCATCCAGATCTGGCCGGTGGACGCCCAGCAATTGCCGCAATGGATCAACCAGCGCCTGTCCCAGGCCGGGCTGTCGGCACAGCGCGATGCCGTCGACCTGATCGCCGCACGGGTCGAGGGCAACCTGCTGGCGGCCGCCCAGGAGATCGAGAAACTCAAGCTGCTCGCCGAGGGCAACCAGATCACCGTCGAGACCGTCCAGGCCGCCGTCGCCGACAGCGCCCGCTTCGATGTCTTCGGCCTGGTCGATGCCATCCTCAACGGCGAGGCCGGACATGCCCTGCGCATGCTCGAAGGGCTGCGTGGCGAGGGGGTCGAGCCGCCCGTCATTCTATGGGCGCTGGCCCGCGAGCTGCGCCTGCTGGCTGGGCTGGCCCAGCAGTTCAGCCAGGGTGTACCGCTGGACAAGGCCTTCAGCCAGGCGCGCCCGCCCGTGTGGGACAAACGCCGCCCTCTGGTCAGCAAGGCCCTGCAGCGCCTGTCAGCGCAACGCTGGGCGCAACTGCTGCAGGATGCCCAACGCATCGACGCACAGATCAAAGGCCAGGCCGAGGGTTCGCCGTGGACCGGGCTGTCGCGGCTGTCGCTGTTGATGGCCGGGCAGCGTCTGGCACTGCCTTCGGAATAA
- the lptE gene encoding LPS assembly lipoprotein LptE: MIKRNLLVIGLAAVLSACGFQLRGTGTNEIALKELDLGARNAYGETVTQLRQTLQNSGVKVQAGAPYKLVLTNEQDSQRAATYSGGSRSAEYELTTVLNYEVQGQNDAVLLADKLEVRKIYVYDGNNITGSTQEATQVRQEMRRDLVQGMMVRLQQLTPEHLAHLQRKADERARAEAEALKEAQRIQDNTPQQSPLEVPAH; the protein is encoded by the coding sequence ATGATCAAACGCAATCTGCTGGTAATAGGCCTGGCCGCCGTGCTCAGTGCCTGCGGTTTCCAGCTGCGCGGTACCGGCACCAACGAAATTGCCCTCAAGGAGCTGGACCTCGGTGCACGTAACGCCTACGGCGAGACCGTCACCCAACTGCGCCAGACCCTGCAGAACAGTGGTGTCAAGGTCCAGGCCGGCGCGCCCTACAAACTGGTACTGACCAACGAGCAGGACAGCCAGCGCGCGGCGACCTACTCCGGCGGCAGCCGCTCTGCTGAATACGAGCTGACCACCGTGCTGAACTACGAGGTTCAGGGTCAGAACGATGCAGTACTGCTCGCAGACAAGCTGGAAGTACGCAAGATCTATGTCTACGACGGCAACAACATCACCGGCTCCACCCAGGAAGCCACTCAGGTTCGCCAGGAAATGCGTCGCGACCTGGTGCAGGGCATGATGGTCCGCCTGCAGCAGCTTACCCCGGAGCACCTGGCGCACCTTCAGCGCAAGGCTGACGAGCGTGCCCGCGCCGAAGCCGAAGCCCTGAAAGAGGCCCAGCGCATCCAGGACAACACGCCCCAGCAATCGCCGCTGGAAGTCCCGGCCCATTGA
- the leuS gene encoding leucine--tRNA ligase, whose protein sequence is MHEQYQPRDLEAAAQNFWDEQQSFAVTEQQGKDTYYCLSMFPYPSGKLHMGHVRNYTIGDVIARYQRMLGKNVLQPMGWDAFGMPAENAAMKNNVAPAKWTYENIEYMKTQLKSLGLAFDWSREVTTCKPDYYRWEQWLFTRLFEKGVIYRKNGTVNWDPADQTVLANEQVIDGRGWRSGALIEKREIPMYYFRITDYADELLESLDELPGWPEQVKTMQRNWIGKSRGMEVQFPYDQASIGHEGALKVFTTRPDTLMGATYVAVAAEHPLATQAAQGNPALQAFIDECKSGSVAEADMATQEKKGMATSLLVEHPLTGEKLPVWVANYVLMHYGDGAVMAVPAHDERDFEFAQKYNLPVKAVVRTSAGDEVGSEWLAAYGEHGQLINSGEFDGLDFAGAFDAIEAALIRKDLGKSRTQFRLRDWGISRQRYWGCPIPIIHCPSCGDVPVPEDQLPVVLPENVVPDGAGSPLARMPEFYECTCPKCGTAAKRETDTMDTFVESSWYFARYASPNYEGGLVDPKAANHWLPVDQYIGGIEHAILHLLYARFFHKLMRDEGLVTSNEPFKNLLTQGMVVAETYYRVASNGGRDWFNPADVEVERDAKAKIIGARLKTDGLPVEIGGTEKMSKSKNNGVDPQAMIDAYGADTCRLFMMFASPPDMSLEWSDSGVEGASRFLRRVWRLAHGHVAQGLPGKLDIAALDDAQKVIRRGIHAAIKQASTDVGQFHKFNTAIAQVMTLMNILEKAPQASEQDRALLQEGLEAVTLLLAPITPHLSHALWKELGHTQAVIDAGWPAVDESALVQDTITLVVQVNGKLRGQVEMPAAASREEIEAAARNNDNVLRFLDGLTIRKVIVVPGKLVNIVAN, encoded by the coding sequence ATGCACGAACAATACCAGCCCCGTGATTTAGAAGCCGCCGCCCAGAACTTCTGGGACGAGCAACAATCGTTCGCTGTCACCGAACAGCAAGGCAAGGATACTTACTATTGCCTATCGATGTTCCCGTACCCGAGCGGCAAGCTACACATGGGCCACGTGCGCAACTACACCATCGGCGACGTCATTGCCCGCTACCAGCGCATGCTGGGCAAGAATGTCCTGCAGCCGATGGGTTGGGATGCCTTCGGCATGCCGGCGGAAAACGCGGCGATGAAGAACAACGTCGCCCCGGCCAAGTGGACCTACGAAAACATCGAATACATGAAGACCCAGCTCAAGAGCCTGGGTCTGGCCTTCGACTGGTCGCGTGAAGTCACCACCTGCAAGCCGGACTACTACCGCTGGGAGCAGTGGCTGTTCACCCGCCTGTTCGAAAAAGGCGTGATCTATCGCAAGAACGGGACCGTGAACTGGGACCCGGCCGACCAGACCGTGCTGGCCAACGAGCAGGTCATCGACGGCCGCGGCTGGCGTTCGGGCGCGCTGATCGAAAAGCGCGAGATCCCGATGTACTACTTCCGCATCACCGACTACGCCGACGAGCTGCTTGAAAGCCTCGACGAGCTGCCGGGCTGGCCAGAGCAGGTCAAGACCATGCAGCGCAACTGGATCGGCAAGTCGCGTGGCATGGAAGTGCAGTTCCCCTACGACCAGGCGAGCATCGGTCACGAGGGCGCGCTGAAGGTCTTCACCACCCGTCCCGACACTCTCATGGGCGCCACCTACGTCGCCGTCGCCGCCGAGCACCCGCTGGCCACCCAGGCCGCCCAGGGCAACCCGGCGCTGCAAGCCTTCATCGACGAATGCAAGAGCGGCAGCGTGGCCGAGGCCGACATGGCCACGCAAGAGAAGAAAGGCATGGCCACCTCGCTGCTGGTCGAGCACCCGCTCACCGGCGAGAAGCTGCCGGTCTGGGTCGCCAACTACGTGCTGATGCACTACGGCGATGGCGCGGTAATGGCTGTTCCGGCCCATGACGAGCGCGACTTCGAGTTCGCTCAAAAGTACAACCTGCCGGTCAAGGCCGTGGTGCGCACCAGCGCCGGCGACGAAGTCGGCAGCGAATGGCTGGCCGCCTATGGCGAGCACGGCCAACTGATCAACTCCGGCGAGTTCGACGGCCTGGACTTCGCCGGCGCCTTCGACGCCATCGAAGCCGCGCTGATCCGCAAGGACCTCGGCAAGTCGCGCACCCAGTTCCGCCTGCGCGACTGGGGCATCAGCCGCCAGCGCTACTGGGGCTGCCCGATCCCGATCATCCACTGCCCGTCCTGCGGCGACGTGCCGGTGCCGGAAGACCAGCTCCCGGTCGTGCTGCCAGAGAACGTGGTGCCGGACGGCGCTGGCTCGCCACTGGCGCGCATGCCCGAGTTCTATGAGTGCACCTGCCCGAAATGCGGCACCGCGGCCAAGCGCGAAACCGACACCATGGACACCTTCGTCGAATCGTCCTGGTACTTCGCCCGCTACGCCTCGCCCAACTACGAGGGTGGCCTGGTCGACCCGAAAGCGGCCAACCACTGGCTGCCGGTCGACCAGTACATCGGCGGTATCGAACACGCCATCCTGCACCTGCTTTACGCACGCTTCTTCCACAAGCTGATGCGCGACGAAGGCCTGGTCACCTCGAACGAGCCGTTCAAGAACCTGCTGACCCAAGGCATGGTCGTCGCCGAAACCTACTACCGCGTCGCCAGCAACGGCGGTCGTGACTGGTTCAACCCGGCCGATGTCGAGGTCGAGCGCGACGCCAAGGCGAAGATCATCGGCGCACGCCTGAAGACCGACGGCCTGCCGGTGGAAATCGGTGGCACCGAGAAGATGTCGAAGTCGAAGAACAACGGCGTCGACCCGCAGGCCATGATTGACGCCTACGGCGCCGACACCTGCCGTCTGTTCATGATGTTCGCCTCGCCGCCCGACATGAGCCTGGAGTGGTCCGACTCCGGTGTCGAAGGCGCGAGCCGCTTCCTGCGCCGTGTCTGGCGCCTGGCTCACGGCCATGTTGCCCAGGGCCTGCCAGGCAAGCTGGACATCGCTGCCCTGGACGACGCACAGAAGGTCATCCGCCGCGGCATCCACGCAGCAATCAAGCAAGCCAGCACCGACGTGGGTCAGTTCCACAAGTTCAACACCGCCATCGCCCAGGTGATGACTCTGATGAACATCCTGGAAAAGGCTCCGCAAGCCAGCGAACAGGATCGCGCCCTGCTGCAGGAAGGCCTGGAGGCCGTCACCCTGTTGCTGGCACCGATCACCCCGCACCTCTCTCACGCACTGTGGAAGGAACTGGGCCACACCCAGGCGGTGATCGATGCTGGCTGGCCGGCCGTCGACGAAAGCGCGCTGGTACAGGACACCATCACCCTGGTGGTCCAGGTCAATGGCAAGCTGCGTGGCCAGGTCGAAATGCCCGCTGCCGCCAGCCGCGAGGAAATCGAAGCCGCCGCCCGTAACAACGACAATGTCCTGCGCTTCCTCGATGGCCTGACCATCCGCAAGGTCATCGTGGTACCGGGCAAGCTGGTCAACATCGTCGCCAACTGA
- the lnt gene encoding apolipoprotein N-acyltransferase codes for MRWITRPGWPGNLLAMVAGASTSLALAPFDIWPIALLAIMLFYLGLRELSPRQALGRGWCYGFGLYGAGTSWIYVSINTYGGASPLLATLLLVAFFAAIAWFFALPAWLWARWLRRNEAPLADALCFAALWLLQEAFRGWFLTGFPWLYAGYSQLDGPLAGLAPLGGVWLISFALALSAALLCNLHRLRARPAFLAVGALLLVAPWGIGLALKDHAWTRPAGEPLKVAAVQGNVEQDLKWDPAHVNAQLALYRDMSLSSKPVDLLIWPETAVPVLKDQAQGYIDMMGSFASDRHSALITGVPIREVVHHQRRYYNGITVTGEGDGTYLKQKLVPFGEYVPLQDVLRGLIEFFNLPMSDFARGPEDQPLLQAKGYQIAPYICYEVVYPEFAAELAAQSDLLLTISNDTWFGTSIGPLQHLQMAQMRALEAGRWMIRATNNGVTALIDPFGRITTQIPQFQKAILYGDVVPMQQLTPYLQWRSWPLAIICVLLMGWALLAARIARAL; via the coding sequence ATGCGCTGGATCACCCGCCCCGGCTGGCCCGGTAACCTGCTGGCCATGGTGGCCGGCGCTTCCACCTCCCTGGCCCTGGCGCCCTTCGACATCTGGCCGATCGCCTTGCTGGCGATCATGCTGTTCTACCTCGGCCTGCGCGAGCTCAGCCCGCGCCAGGCTTTGGGTCGCGGCTGGTGCTATGGGTTCGGCCTGTATGGCGCTGGCACCAGCTGGATCTACGTCAGCATCAATACCTACGGCGGGGCGTCGCCCTTGCTGGCGACCCTGCTGCTGGTGGCATTCTTCGCCGCCATCGCCTGGTTCTTCGCCCTGCCCGCCTGGCTCTGGGCGCGCTGGCTGCGGCGCAACGAGGCACCACTGGCTGACGCCCTGTGCTTCGCCGCCCTGTGGCTGTTGCAGGAGGCGTTCCGCGGCTGGTTCCTGACCGGTTTCCCCTGGCTCTACGCCGGCTACAGCCAGCTTGACGGTCCGCTGGCGGGGCTTGCGCCGCTGGGGGGTGTCTGGCTGATTTCCTTCGCCCTGGCGCTTTCTGCCGCACTGCTGTGCAACCTGCACCGTTTGCGGGCACGCCCGGCCTTCCTCGCCGTGGGCGCACTGCTGCTGGTCGCCCCGTGGGGCATCGGCCTGGCGCTCAAGGACCACGCCTGGACCCGACCGGCCGGCGAGCCACTGAAAGTGGCTGCGGTGCAGGGTAACGTCGAGCAGGATCTGAAATGGGACCCGGCCCACGTCAACGCCCAACTGGCGCTGTACCGCGACATGAGCCTGAGCTCCAAGCCGGTCGACCTGTTGATCTGGCCCGAGACCGCAGTACCGGTGCTCAAGGACCAGGCCCAGGGCTACATCGACATGATGGGCAGCTTCGCCTCTGACCGTCATTCGGCGCTGATCACCGGGGTGCCGATCCGCGAAGTGGTGCACCATCAGCGCCGCTACTACAACGGCATCACCGTGACCGGCGAAGGCGACGGCACCTACCTCAAGCAGAAGCTGGTGCCATTTGGCGAGTACGTTCCGCTGCAGGACGTGCTGCGCGGGCTGATCGAGTTCTTCAACCTGCCGATGTCCGACTTCGCCCGCGGGCCGGAAGACCAGCCTCTGCTGCAGGCCAAGGGCTATCAGATAGCGCCGTACATCTGCTACGAAGTGGTCTACCCGGAATTCGCCGCAGAGCTGGCAGCGCAGAGCGATCTGCTGCTGACCATCAGCAACGACACCTGGTTCGGCACCTCGATCGGCCCGTTACAGCACCTGCAGATGGCACAGATGCGCGCACTCGAGGCGGGCCGCTGGATGATCCGCGCCACCAACAATGGTGTAACGGCCCTGATCGACCCGTTCGGCAGGATCACCACCCAGATTCCGCAGTTCCAGAAGGCGATTCTGTATGGTGATGTGGTGCCGATGCAGCAGCTCACGCCTTACCTACAGTGGCGCTCGTGGCCATTGGCAATCATCTGCGTGCTGCTGATGGGCTGGGCGCTACTGGCAGCCAGGATTGCCAGAGCCCTCTAA
- the ybeY gene encoding rRNA maturation RNase YbeY — protein sequence MLELDLQRATDTPAPDDAAFRRWCELALRQRSADSEMTIRLVDEAEGRELNNTYRHKDYATNVLSFPADVPDELLDIPLLGDLVICVPVVEREASEQGKALEAHWAHLVIHGCLHLLGYDHIDDDEAEEMEALERELLAELGHPDPYADDDTDSINP from the coding sequence ATGCTTGAACTCGATCTGCAACGGGCCACCGATACCCCCGCCCCGGATGACGCGGCATTCCGCCGCTGGTGCGAGCTGGCATTGCGCCAGCGCAGCGCCGACTCGGAGATGACCATCCGCCTGGTCGACGAGGCCGAAGGCCGTGAACTGAACAACACCTACCGGCACAAGGACTACGCGACCAACGTATTGTCCTTCCCTGCTGACGTGCCCGACGAACTGCTGGATATTCCGCTGCTGGGCGACCTGGTCATCTGCGTGCCGGTGGTCGAGCGCGAAGCCAGCGAGCAAGGCAAGGCGCTGGAGGCACACTGGGCGCACCTGGTCATTCACGGTTGCCTGCACCTGCTCGGCTACGACCACATCGACGACGATGAGGCCGAGGAAATGGAAGCCCTGGAACGCGAATTGCTGGCCGAACTGGGTCATCCTGACCCGTACGCCGATGACGACACCGATTCAATCAACCCTTGA
- a CDS encoding HlyC/CorC family transporter has protein sequence MSEDRSSNGQKSWLGKLTQAFAHEPKNRQELLELLREAHQNKLLDSEALTIVEGAIQVADLQVRDIMVPRSQMISIKASQSPREFLPAVIDAAHSRYPVIGESHDDVLGILLAKDLLPLILKENGDSFNIKDLLRPATFVPESKRLNVLLREFRANHNHMAIVIDEYGGVAGLVTIEDVLEQIVGDIEDEHDVEEDSYIKPLPSGDFLVKALTPIENFNEFFDSEFSDDEFDTVGGLVMSAFGHLPKRNETTEIGAYRFRILNADSRRIHLLRLTPITR, from the coding sequence ATGAGCGAAGATCGATCGAGCAACGGGCAGAAGTCCTGGCTGGGTAAACTGACCCAGGCTTTTGCCCATGAGCCGAAAAACCGCCAGGAGCTCCTCGAGCTGCTGCGCGAAGCCCATCAGAACAAGCTGCTCGACAGCGAAGCGTTGACCATCGTCGAAGGTGCCATCCAGGTCGCTGACCTGCAGGTACGCGACATCATGGTCCCGCGCTCGCAGATGATCAGCATCAAGGCCAGCCAGTCCCCACGCGAATTCCTGCCGGCGGTGATCGACGCCGCGCACTCGCGCTACCCGGTGATTGGTGAAAGCCATGACGATGTGCTCGGGATCCTGCTGGCCAAGGACCTGCTGCCGCTGATCCTCAAGGAGAACGGCGACAGCTTCAACATCAAGGACCTGCTGCGCCCGGCCACCTTCGTGCCGGAGTCCAAGCGCCTGAACGTGCTGCTGCGCGAGTTCCGCGCCAACCACAATCACATGGCCATCGTCATCGACGAATACGGCGGCGTCGCGGGCCTGGTAACCATCGAGGACGTGCTCGAGCAGATCGTCGGCGACATCGAGGACGAGCACGACGTCGAGGAAGACAGCTACATCAAGCCACTGCCCAGTGGCGACTTCCTGGTTAAAGCGCTCACGCCGATCGAGAACTTCAACGAGTTCTTCGACAGCGAGTTCTCCGACGATGAGTTCGACACTGTCGGCGGCCTGGTCATGAGCGCCTTTGGTCACCTGCCCAAGCGCAACGAGACCACCGAAATCGGCGCCTATCGCTTCCGCATCCTCAATGCCGACAGCCGCCGGATACACTTGCTGCGCCTGACCCCGATCACCCGCTAA
- a CDS encoding tetratricopeptide repeat protein has protein sequence MNRTGRALTLGCLLLLQPLLALAEGGNSLLIPATGRCTLNAQPQDLENALKACAQSAESGDAQAQYELGEFYYTGNQAPKDLNKALNWFEKASLQGHAQAQYRLGGMFFHGEGVKANNVQAYILLKIAAVNGAEDALDMADEVTEQMPRDELEHATQVLGQIFRKYLLELQSAEGRTPFSPLP, from the coding sequence ATGAACCGCACCGGCCGCGCCCTCACCCTGGGCTGCCTGTTGCTTCTTCAGCCCCTGCTGGCCCTGGCAGAGGGCGGTAACTCGTTGCTGATTCCAGCGACGGGCCGCTGCACTCTCAATGCCCAGCCGCAAGACCTGGAGAATGCGCTGAAAGCCTGCGCGCAAAGTGCGGAATCCGGCGATGCCCAGGCGCAGTACGAACTGGGCGAGTTCTACTACACCGGCAACCAGGCCCCCAAGGACCTGAACAAGGCACTGAACTGGTTCGAGAAAGCCTCGCTGCAGGGTCATGCCCAGGCCCAATATCGTCTGGGCGGCATGTTCTTCCATGGCGAGGGGGTCAAGGCCAACAACGTCCAGGCCTATATCCTGCTGAAGATCGCTGCGGTCAACGGCGCCGAAGACGCGCTGGACATGGCCGACGAAGTCACCGAGCAGATGCCCCGCGACGAACTCGAGCATGCCACGCAAGTGCTCGGGCAGATCTTCCGCAAGTACCTTCTGGAGCTGCAAAGCGCCGAAGGGCGCACGCCGTTCTCGCCGCTGCCCTGA
- a CDS encoding YdcF family protein codes for MPIRFFVKQWLMPPGLLFLLLLAAWWMRKRRPRLAGLCFVIGLAGLWLMSLPLVVQESARALETEAPLALDEWAGLAARADAIVILGAGRERGDPAWGGQDQPAGTALERMRYAAQLAKASGLPVLTTGGLHYGTPPSEAQLMADRLKADFGVDVTWKEEASRTTWENARFSADVLQPLGLRRVVVVTQAWHMQRSRWSFEQVGFEVVPAPVGFLGGDHARPFAGLLPESRAIWQSGQLLNEAMGLLGYRLFY; via the coding sequence ATGCCGATTCGTTTTTTCGTCAAGCAGTGGCTTATGCCGCCGGGCTTGCTGTTCCTGTTGTTGTTGGCGGCCTGGTGGATGCGCAAGCGCCGCCCGCGCCTGGCCGGGTTGTGTTTTGTCATCGGGCTGGCGGGCTTGTGGCTGATGAGCCTGCCGCTGGTGGTACAGGAGTCGGCGCGGGCGTTGGAAACCGAGGCGCCCCTGGCGCTGGATGAGTGGGCCGGGTTGGCCGCGCGTGCCGATGCCATCGTGATCCTGGGCGCAGGCCGGGAGCGTGGCGATCCGGCCTGGGGCGGACAGGACCAGCCCGCTGGCACGGCGCTGGAGCGTATGCGCTATGCGGCGCAGTTGGCCAAGGCTTCGGGCTTGCCGGTGCTGACCACCGGCGGCCTGCACTACGGCACGCCGCCGAGCGAGGCGCAACTGATGGCCGATCGGCTCAAGGCTGACTTTGGGGTGGATGTGACCTGGAAGGAAGAGGCCAGCCGCACGACCTGGGAAAACGCTCGTTTCAGCGCTGATGTTCTGCAGCCGTTGGGCCTGCGCCGTGTGGTGGTGGTGACCCAGGCCTGGCACATGCAACGCTCACGCTGGAGCTTCGAGCAGGTGGGGTTCGAAGTGGTGCCCGCGCCAGTGGGTTTCCTGGGGGGCGATCATGCGCGACCGTTTGCCGGGCTGCTGCCGGAAAGCCGGGCGATCTGGCAGAGCGGGCAGTTGCTCAACGAGGCGATGGGGCTGCTGGGATATCGATTGTTCTATTGA
- the hemL gene encoding glutamate-1-semialdehyde 2,1-aminomutase yields the protein MSRSETLFAQAQKHIPGGVNSPVRAFKSVGGTPLFFKHAEGAYVVDEDDKRYVDYVGSWGPMILGHGHPDVLDAVRRQLEHGLSYGAPTAMETEMADLVCSIVPSMEMVRMVSSGTEATMSAIRLARGYTGRDAIIKFEGCYHGHSDSLLVKAGSGLLTQGVPSSAGVPADFAKHTLTLPFNDIAAVEKTLADVGQTVACIIVEPVAGNMNCVPPAPGFLEGLRALCDKHGVVLIFDEVMTGFRVSLGGAQGHYGITPDLSTFGKIVGGGMPVGCFGGKREIMGCIAPLGPVYQAGTLSGNPLAMAAGLTTLKLISRPGFHDELSAFTSRMLDGLQQRADAAGVPFVTTQAGAMFGLYFTGADDIVTFDDVMASDAERFKRFFHLMLEGGVYLAPSAFEAGFTSIAHGEKELQITLDAAERAFAKLK from the coding sequence ATGTCCCGTTCCGAAACCCTGTTCGCCCAAGCCCAGAAGCACATTCCCGGCGGCGTCAACTCGCCGGTGCGCGCCTTCAAGAGCGTTGGCGGCACCCCGCTGTTCTTCAAACATGCCGAGGGCGCCTATGTGGTCGATGAAGACGACAAGCGCTACGTCGACTACGTCGGTTCCTGGGGGCCGATGATTCTCGGCCACGGTCACCCGGACGTACTGGACGCGGTACGCCGTCAGCTGGAGCACGGCCTGTCGTACGGTGCGCCGACCGCCATGGAAACCGAGATGGCCGACCTGGTCTGCTCGATCGTGCCGTCCATGGAGATGGTGCGCATGGTCAGCTCAGGCACCGAAGCCACCATGAGCGCCATTCGCCTGGCCCGTGGCTACACCGGTCGCGATGCGATCATCAAGTTCGAAGGCTGCTACCACGGCCACTCCGACAGCCTGCTGGTCAAAGCCGGTTCCGGCCTGCTCACCCAAGGCGTGCCGAGCTCGGCGGGCGTGCCGGCCGACTTCGCCAAGCACACACTGACCCTGCCGTTCAACGACATCGCAGCCGTCGAGAAGACCCTCGCCGACGTTGGCCAGACAGTGGCCTGCATCATCGTCGAGCCGGTAGCCGGCAACATGAACTGTGTACCGCCGGCGCCAGGCTTCCTCGAAGGCCTGCGCGCGCTGTGCGACAAGCACGGTGTGGTGCTGATCTTCGATGAAGTGATGACCGGTTTCCGCGTATCGCTGGGTGGCGCCCAGGGCCACTACGGCATTACCCCGGACCTGTCGACCTTCGGCAAGATCGTTGGTGGCGGCATGCCGGTAGGCTGTTTCGGCGGCAAGCGCGAGATCATGGGTTGCATCGCCCCGCTCGGCCCGGTCTACCAGGCAGGCACCCTGTCTGGCAACCCGCTGGCCATGGCCGCCGGCCTGACCACCCTCAAGCTGATCAGCCGCCCGGGCTTCCACGACGAGCTGAGCGCCTTCACCAGCCGTATGCTCGACGGCCTGCAACAACGCGCCGATGCTGCCGGCGTGCCGTTCGTCACCACCCAGGCAGGTGCGATGTTTGGCCTGTACTTCACCGGTGCCGACGACATCGTCACCTTCGACGATGTGATGGCCAGCGACGCAGAGCGCTTCAAGCGCTTCTTCCACCTGATGCTTGAGGGCGGTGTGTACCTGGCACCGAGTGCGTTCGAAGCGGGCTTCACCTCCATCGCCCATGGCGAGAAAGAGCTGCAGATCACCCTGGATGCGGCCGAGCGGGCATTTGCCAAGCTGAAGTGA
- a CDS encoding PhoH family protein: MNAPIQPHRFTLEPFEAHRFANLCGQFDEHLRLIEQRLAIEIRNRGNQFELIGEPKTTSAAEQLLRRLYRETKATDLSPETVHLYLQESAVENIDNPAVNEVSVSLRTRKGNIRPRGANQQRYVKEILANDINFGIGPAGTGKTYLAVACAVDALEREQVRRILLVRPAVEAGEKLGFLPGDLAQKIDPYLRPLYDALYEMLGFEHVAKLIERQVIEIAPLAYMRGRTLNNSFIILDESQNTTLEQMKMFLTRIGFGSTAVITGDITQVDLPRGTKSGLAHVIEVLRDVPGISFTHFQPKDVVRHPLVQRIVEAYDRFEARQAKPEAPAKDA, from the coding sequence TTGAACGCACCCATACAACCCCATCGCTTCACCCTCGAACCCTTCGAGGCCCACCGTTTCGCCAACTTGTGTGGCCAGTTCGACGAGCACCTGCGCCTGATCGAACAACGCCTGGCCATCGAGATCCGCAACCGCGGCAATCAGTTCGAACTGATCGGCGAGCCCAAGACCACCTCCGCCGCCGAACAGCTGCTGCGCCGTCTCTATCGCGAGACCAAGGCCACCGACCTGTCGCCGGAAACGGTCCACCTCTATCTCCAGGAGTCGGCGGTCGAGAACATCGACAACCCCGCCGTCAACGAAGTCAGCGTCTCGCTGCGCACGCGCAAGGGCAACATCCGCCCGCGCGGGGCCAACCAGCAGCGCTACGTCAAGGAAATCCTGGCCAACGACATCAACTTCGGCATCGGCCCGGCCGGCACCGGCAAGACCTACCTGGCCGTGGCCTGCGCCGTCGATGCGCTGGAGCGCGAACAGGTGCGCCGCATCCTGCTGGTGCGCCCGGCGGTCGAAGCCGGCGAGAAGCTCGGTTTCCTGCCCGGCGACCTGGCCCAGAAGATCGACCCTTACCTGCGCCCGTTGTACGACGCCCTGTACGAGATGCTCGGCTTCGAGCACGTGGCCAAGCTGATCGAGCGCCAGGTGATCGAGATCGCCCCGCTGGCCTACATGCGCGGCCGCACGCTGAACAACAGTTTCATCATCCTCGACGAAAGCCAGAACACCACCCTCGAGCAGATGAAGATGTTCCTCACCCGCATCGGCTTCGGCTCGACTGCAGTGATCACCGGCGACATCACCCAGGTCGACCTGCCGCGTGGCACCAAGTCGGGGCTGGCTCACGTGATCGAAGTGCTCAGGGACGTCCCGGGCATCAGTTTCACCCATTTCCAGCCCAAGGACGTGGTACGCCATCCGCTGGTGCAGCGCATCGTCGAAGCCTACGATCGCTTCGAAGCCCGCCAGGCCAAGCCCGAGGCGCCCGCCAAAGATGCTTGA